GAAAGTAGATCGGCGTACATGTAGCCCACTTTTGCGTCCTGTTCTGTGAAGTAATTCGTATCCACATGATCGAAGCAGAGGTAACCGAAAATCGCCCGATCCACGTTCTCGAAGTTCTTCACCATCGATTTGAATTCGGGCGAGAGCTGGTTATTCCAAAGCGTCAAAGGAACGATCAACGTGGAGCGATAGTAGGCACTGTCCCCCTCTCCATTCGCATCCCAGCAGTCCTTCCACCTGCGAATGCGGCCCTCAACGAATTCCTTCGCCTTTTCAGGGTCGAGCCGCGGGTTCTTGTACTCGCCGCGTGCTGCAGCGGTCGGTATGTCGTTCTCGAGGAAGAACGTGCCGGTCTCCTTTATGCGCAAGTGGCCGGTATTGTTCTCGATCCGGGTGTTCGACTTGTACTTCACATCGGCATCACCGAACAATCTAATGATCGTCTCGTTCGACTCTACAGTCGAGTTCCCCTTCAAACAGATGCGTGGTTGTGCGCCAATGGAACGCAACGCAAAGTACTCAGCGAGCGACTGGAAGTTGTGCAGGGCAATTTCGCGCATCGCCGCATTCTGATGGTCAACGAGCGTCTTGTAGCAATTGCGGACCTCCTCCACGTCTTCGTTGTCGTACGCGATGCGCATAGCCTTGTGGCGCTCAGCGCTCATGTAGGCGAACTCGATCAACGCGCCTTGATTGTAGCAAACTGCCTTTTGCACTACTGAGGCCAAAACGCTGGACCCGTCGGACACCGCTTCTATCGTTGGGTTGTCCGCTTCCACGCTACCGTCAGTGAAGGTCACATCCGTGAAGATCCTCCATGGGCGGAAGAAATTCCGGAAGAAGTAGGCGGTCTCTGTGCGGAACCAGGAACCAAGGGAAAGTGACTTATCCATGTGTAGTCGGCTTTCGTAACTGTTTGAAGAACTTGACGGTCTCCATCCAAACAAAGCTGATGCAACAGATACCGCCCCCAACCAGTAAAGCATAGGCGACCGCCTTCGCCACAAGTGCTCCAACCGGTTCTTCCGCAACATGTTCGCCAGCATCGCCGCCCCCAATCCATTGGAACAGGCGCTGAAGCCAAAATGGAACCCGCTCGATCGCCAGATGGAACGCATAGACGATCACGAACGCCAAGAACGTATACAAGCTGTGAAGCAGTAGCCCCAACAACATCAGCACTGAGTGACGTTGATCCATGAAACTCCCGTAAATGTGAAGGGACGCGAAGCTAAGCGAAGCGCGCCAGGCGAACGTTGGCGCAGCCGGGAGATATAGGGTGCCCGCGCTCAAACAGTCGCAATTTGGGTCACTCTCGCCGCCGTTCGACCAAGTATCTGACCCAGTTCTCAACAGGGGGTGTGCATTGAATGCCAGAGCCTTACAACGACGCGGTCTTCTCCTTAGTGCTATGCTGCGGGCAACAGCCGTTTCCTGGTGCGCATTGAGGCCGTACCGACGAACACAGCCAAAATCTGACGCGACGGTCCGCCTTTCGCGTTAGGGATTATTCTATGACGTGTGCAAGGGTGTTCGTATCTCGTAAGGCACGCCCTTTCGGATCACGGCACAGACACGGTGGATGAGCTTGTTTCGCATGGCGTTGAAGACAAGCATCTTGTGTTTTCCCTCGGCCACCTTGCGGTCGTAGTAGGCGCGGAACTCACCGGTGTTTCGTGTTACGGCGACCACCGAGACATGCAGTAGAGCCTTGAGCGTATGGTTGGCATTGTGCGATACGCGGGTGCGCCCTCTGATGCTGGTGCCTGACCTGTTCTCGAAGGGTGCGCAGCCGACATGGCAAGCTAGCTGTCGCGGTGAGGGTGAACCGCGTGAAGCCGTCGGTGAGGGCCAGCAGGTGAGCCCAGGATGAGCCCAACGCCTTCCACGGACTTCAGCAGCTCGAAGCGCTTGCTCAATTCGGGCTCCGCGTTGATGGTGTCCTCATCATGCCTTCCAGTTCCTGATCACCTTGTCCAGCGCTTGATGGCCTTGTCGAACCGGGTGAACGGCCCGCGCAGGCCCTTGTCCATGAGCTTGTTCATGTCCTGATCGCCGCTGGTGCATGGTCTTGCGCATCACGTAGTTCTGGCGCTTGCTCAAGAGCTGCTTGAGCTTGTTCATTTTCAGCTGGTCAGCCGTGAACAACCGTGACTTGTCTTGGAAGCGACGGGCGTAGTCGGCGATCCTGAGCGCATCCACCCGGTCGCTCTTCCCCCGGGTCATGCCAATGCTCTGCTTGATGTCGTTGGGATGAGCAAGCCAGGTGGGGATCTCCAATTCCACCAACACTTCCAGCAGCGCATGGCCGTAGTAGCCCGTGGGCTCCAGGCAAGCCAGGTATTCCCCTTTGACCAGTGTGTACTCCTTGGTCCATCGGCGCAGTAACGCCTTCACGCTCCTGGTGGTGTTCTCCACCTTGATCTCTGCGGTCAGTGTCCCGCGTTCATCCAACAGGGCCACATCCAGTGTCGCCTTGCTCACGTCGATCCCGATCCAGTGTTTCATGTTCGTTTAATTTTGGGTGACACACGATCCTCTGGGGGAGCGCTGAGCATCGGGTCCTGAACTTGACAACCTAGTAGGCCGTGAGCCTCACATTCTATCCAAGCCTCAGACCTGAGGGACCGCAGGTACCGATAATCGCTATAGGTCATCACACCTTCGCAGCGGACTGGTTCACCTGGATCCGCTCAGCCTCCTTCGGAGGAATTGTTCACTTCGAAGATGCTTCATCTTCCAAGCGTCCAAGTGTAGAGTTGGACCGGAAAGCCCGCAAGCGAGGAACGAGCGCGGACTTGAAGGGGAAAGCCCGACGGCGCGCATTTGGCGCCGGAACGCCCTAACCTTCCCTGCACTTTGAAGTGGGCATTCAGTCTATTCTGGTCATCCATGCAACTATAATGTTGTATAATTGGACCGAAGGCCTATCTTCGTTCCACCTTGAAGTGCGATGACAACCGGCCGAGGTCGAAGCCTTCCTGCGAGAGTTCCACGCCCGGATGAAGGTCTGGGGCGTGTTCTTCCATGACAGGCGGGAGAAGAACACAACGGCCGTTTTCGAGTTGGGCATCACGCGCAACGAGCGCATCAAGGTGTTGAGCGAACTGACAGCGATGGACTATAGCGAAGGACCGATCACGGACTGGGACAATGGCCCGGCCCTCTGGGTCTTCGGCAAGGAGCTGAAGGCGCACGAACTGTACATCAAGATCACCCTGGGTGTGACCGGTGATGGCAAGGTCACCTGCATCTCTTTCCATGCTGCTGCGCACCCCATGAAATTCCCACTGCGATGAAACGGACCCTGAAGAGCCCAATAACCGGCAACGACATGGTGCTATGCCGGGAGAAGCGCACGATCCCCTTCCGCAAGGAGGAGTTCGAGATCATGTACCACTTCTACAAGGACACCGACGGTGAGCAATACACCGAGGAGTTCACCGATGAGGTGAACATCAATCAGGTGTACAACCAGTACCGCGAGCGTTTCAAGCTGCCCTATCCGGATGAGATCAAGGCGATCCGCACCAAGTACGACCTGAGCGCGGCCAAGATGAGCGACGTGCTGGGTTTCGGTGTGAACGTGTGGCGCAACTACGAGGCCGGCGAAGTGCCGAGCGAGAGCAATGCGCGGCTGATCCAGGTGGCCAACGATGAAGTCGAGTTCGCCAAGCTGGTGAAGCTGAGCGCGCACCTGGAAGAGAAGTCGAAGGAGAAGATCATCGCGCGCATCGAGGAGATGCGCAAGGCGAACGATGGTTGGCAGACGGTCTTCGGCACGGAGGAGTTCTTGATGGGAAGCAAGTCCAGTTCGGACCTGCCGGACAAGTTCACTGGCTACCGACGACCGAGCCTGGAGCG
The window above is part of the Flavobacteriales bacterium genome. Proteins encoded here:
- a CDS encoding transposase translates to MKHWIGIDVSKATLDVALLDERGTLTAEIKVENTTRSVKALLRRWTKEYTLVKGEYLACLEPTGYYGHALLEVLVELEIPTWLAHPNDIKQSIGMTRGKSDRVDALRIADYARRFQDKSRLFTADQLKMNKLKQLLSKRQNYVMRKTMHQRRSGHEQAHGQGPARAVHPVRQGHQALDKVIRNWKA
- a CDS encoding IS110 family transposase, with translation MEQALRAAEVRGRRWAHPGLTCWPSPTASRGSPSPRQLACHVGCAPFENRSGTSIRGRTRVSHNANHTLKALLHVSVVAVTRNTGEFRAYYDRKVAEGKHKMLVFNAMRNKLIHRVCAVIRKGVPYEIRTPLHTS
- a CDS encoding DUF4065 domain-containing protein, with the translated sequence MKRTLKSPITGNDMVLCREKRTIPFRKEEFEIMYHFYKDTDGEQYTEEFTDEVNINQVYNQYRERFKLPYPDEIKAIRTKYDLSAAKMSDVLGFGVNVWRNYEAGEVPSESNARLIQVANDEVEFAKLVKLSAHLEEKSKEKIIARIEEMRKANDGWQTVFGTEEFLMGSKSSSDLPDKFTGYRRPSLERTLELIKFFTAKLAPHLYKTRLNKLLFYADFRHFQLHGVSITGGRYRAIQMGPVPVQYASLYEYAQREGHIKLNELEMNDGGIIGQFMPLTSAPFNAELFEESELAALNEVCEQFKNTTAKEIENISHEEDAWKQHEKEHTVIDYNLAFGLKAFDKQDKS
- a CDS encoding type II toxin-antitoxin system MqsR family toxin encodes the protein MKVWGVFFHDRREKNTTAVFELGITRNERIKVLSELTAMDYSEGPITDWDNGPALWVFGKELKAHELYIKITLGVTGDGKVTCISFHAAAHPMKFPLR